The Deinococcus sp. Leaf326 DNA segment CCTGTTAGAGAAGATCAGATCGCTAAACGCGATCTGTCTCTCGTCGTTCTGTTGATGTTGTCCCAAATAGTGTTATGAGAACTGTCGGGTACTGAGGTACTTGACAGTCATTTCATGTGCCCGTTTTAGCTCGTCTCTGTATGCAGCGTCGTTCTACCCCCACTGAGACGCTCAGCCAGCGCCACTACTTCTTTGGGGGGCAGCACACCCTTGAACCAGATCAGCCGCTCCCCAAAATCCGACGGATCCACTCCTGCCCGTTCCAGATTCAGCCGCTCCGAAACACACACGATCACGTCCGTCCGGCCCGATTGACGCAGCATATCGAACTTCTTGCGCAGGTACTCCGGCCGCCAGTACCCCACGATCTCCACCAACATGCTCCGGCCGTCCGGGTGCACCAGCCGGAAATCGGGCACGATCACCGACCCAGGAACAGGCACGAGGTCTACCTCCCGCTCCAGCACCCAGGGCGTCTCCAGCTTCGCGAAGCGCTCGGCAAAGCCCGATTCCAGCGCGCTGTCGTGCTCGTTCGGCTCCCGGTAATGGCTCACGTACCCATGCTCGCTCGTCAACTCGAAGAGCCACTCCGACTCTGCCTTCTCCGTCCAGTTCAGGTCCCGCCGGGGTTTGAGACTGGCCGTCAGATCCCACTTCGTCACGTGTAATAGGGCGGGAAGAAACTTCGCCATCGCCAGGCCATAGCGGGTCGTGCCGCCGAACAGGCTCGTCGGCCCGTCCATCGTCAGCGTGAAGCCGAAGGTCGCGTCTCCCTCCACCGTGATCATCAGGCCGAAGAACTTGGTGTACTGCAGGAGCTGCTTGTACCGTGCCGGCTCATTGCGCCGCGCCGTGATGATCAAGTTGTACGCCCGGTAGAGCATCCCCTGCGCCTGAGCCAGGTCGAAGCGCTGCAGCAACTCCTCAGACGTCGGGGGCTCGAAGACCACCAGGCGCTGCTGGTCCGGCAAATCGGCGTAGAGCAGATCGGCGACATCCGCAGCGGCCAGGGGCCGCTCACGGGTGAGCGCCGCCGCCGCCTGTTCCAGCACTTGGCCCCGGCGACGCCGACTGGGCGGCCCACTCTGGGCCAGCGCGAAGACACGCGCGCGCACAGCGGCTGGGGGCACGTCGCCGCCGGTCTCGAAGGTGCTCGACCCGTTCGTCAAGAGATGCGCCAGCCCACGCAGCACCTTGAAGTCCGATCTCCCCGCTTCCAGGGCGCGCAAGTCCTCATCGAGATCGGCCCGCCGCTTGCCCAGGTTGGCCTCGAAGGTCGCGATGAGCCCCGTGGCCAGCGCGAGATTCGCCGGCGTCGCCTTGAGCCGTCGCGGCTCGACCAATCCCGCCTTGACCTTGAACATCAGCAGTTCAGTGGGGAGCATTCACGTCCTCCCACCCCGGTGTCCCGCCCAGCGTGCGCTGCCATTGACCGCGTCGCTGCTGGCTCACCCGCTCCTCGGAGGTCCCCTCGGTGATCACCTCGTACAGCACGGCCTGCTTGCCCTCGGCCCGGCGCAGGATGCGGCCCAAGCGCTGGATGTACTCGCGCTCGGTCGCGGTGCCCGACAGCACGACGGCGATGGACGCCTCGGGCACGTCCACGCCCTCGTTGAGCACCCGGCTGGTCACAAGTACGCGGTAGCGGCCCGCACGGAACTTCTCGAGCAGTTCATGGCGCTCTTTCACTGGGGTCTGGTGGGTGATCGCCGGGATCAGGAACTCGCGGCTGATGCGGTATACGGTCGCGTTGTCGTCCGTGAAGATCAGCGTGCGCTCAGTAG contains these protein-coding regions:
- a CDS encoding DUF790 family protein translates to MLPTELLMFKVKAGLVEPRRLKATPANLALATGLIATFEANLGKRRADLDEDLRALEAGRSDFKVLRGLAHLLTNGSSTFETGGDVPPAAVRARVFALAQSGPPSRRRRGQVLEQAAAALTRERPLAAADVADLLYADLPDQQRLVVFEPPTSEELLQRFDLAQAQGMLYRAYNLIITARRNEPARYKQLLQYTKFFGLMITVEGDATFGFTLTMDGPTSLFGGTTRYGLAMAKFLPALLHVTKWDLTASLKPRRDLNWTEKAESEWLFELTSEHGYVSHYREPNEHDSALESGFAERFAKLETPWVLEREVDLVPVPGSVIVPDFRLVHPDGRSMLVEIVGYWRPEYLRKKFDMLRQSGRTDVIVCVSERLNLERAGVDPSDFGERLIWFKGVLPPKEVVALAERLSGGRTTLHTETS